In Thermobaculum terrenum ATCC BAA-798, the DNA window ACTAGATTGCGTGTCGCAGACAACACGGGTGCCCGCGAGATCATGTGCATCCGTGTCCTTGGAGGCTCAAATCGCAAGACCGCCTCTGTAGGTGATGTAATCATCGCATCTGTCAAGCAAGCCCAACCTAATGGGGCTGTCAAGAAGGGTGATGTTGTGCGCGCTGTCATAGTGAGGACTGCGCAGCCTATAGCTCGGGAAGATGGTTCTTATATCAGGTTTGACGATAACGCAGCAGTGCTTATAAATCAGCAGGGTAACCCAAGAGGAACAAGAATATTTGGTCCTGTAGCTAGAGAACTCCGAGAGAAGAACTTCAGCAGAATCATCAGCCTAGCTCCTGAAGTGCTCTAATTTATTGGCGCAAGCAGTTTGACTTGTATATAATAATATCTTGTGCCCGACAATAATTGACTGAGGTATTGGCAGTGAGAATAAAGAGAGGCGATGAAGTTTTGGTCATCGCCGGCAAGGATAAGGGCAAAAGGGGCGTAGTAAGAAGATCGATCCCTTCCGAGAACCGAGTGGTTGTGGAAGGGGTCAACATTGTTAAGAAGCATCAGCGAGGCCGCCCCGGAGTCCAACAGGCCGGCATAATTGAGATGGAAAGCCCTATACATGTAAGCAACGTAATGGCTGTATGCCCTCATTGTGGTGCGCCAACTAGAGTTGCTATCAAGAGGGATGAGAAGGGTCATAAGACTAGATACTGCCGAAGATGTAACGAAAGTATTGAGAGAAGCTAGGGGGTTATAGGTGGTACCTAGACTCAAGCAATTGTATAAAGAACAAGTGGTACCTGCTTTGCAAAGGGAGTTCAATTATTCTAATCCCATGCAGGTACCTAAGATAGAAAAAGTAGTCCTCAATATAGGTCTGGGAGAGGCAACTCAGAACCCCAGAGCCTTGGATGCTGCGTCTGCTGATCTTGCAGCCATAACGGGCCAAAAGCCGGTCATTACGAGAGCTAGGAAGAGCATAGCTCAGTTTAAGATCAGGCAGGGTAACCCAATAGGGGTTATGGTTACTCTTAGAGGCGATAGGGCCTGGGAATTCCTAGACCGTCTTATCAACATTGCTTTGCCTCAGATAAGAGATTTCAGAGGGGTTTCTGCCAGGTCTTTTGATGGTAGAGGTAACTATACATTGGGGCTCAGGGAACAGGTGGTTTTCCCTGAGATAGATTACGACAAGATAGACAAGATAAGAGGTCTTGAGGTCAGTATAGTTACAACTGCTAAAACTGATGAGGAAGCAAGGAGGCTTCTTGAGCTTCTTGGTATGCCTTTCCGAAGGCAACAAGCTGCATAGTCTATTGAATAGGGAGGCTTAATTGGCAAGGAAAGCTCTTATAGTAAAGGCTTCACGCCCACCAAAATACAAGACCAGAGCTTACAACAGATGTAAGCTCTGCGGTAGGCCCAGGGCCTATATTAGAAAGTTTGGTATGTGCAGAATATGTTTCAGGGAACTGGCGTCTAAGGGGCAAATCCCTGGAGTGATCAAGGCTAGTTGGTAGGAGAAGTGATGGGAACAACAACTGATCCAATTGCTGATATGCTGACAAGATTGCGTAATGCATCTCAGGCACGCCATAAGGTGGTGGCACTACCTTCCTCTAAGATGAAGGAAGCTATTGCTAGGATCCTAAAGGAGGAAGGCTATATCGAGGACTACCAGGTTGTTCCTGGTAAGGGTAATCAGCCTGAAATAAGGATCACTCTTCGATACGA includes these proteins:
- the rplN gene encoding 50S ribosomal protein L14; its protein translation is MIQPQTRLRVADNTGAREIMCIRVLGGSNRKTASVGDVIIASVKQAQPNGAVKKGDVVRAVIVRTAQPIAREDGSYIRFDDNAAVLINQQGNPRGTRIFGPVARELREKNFSRIISLAPEVL
- the rplX gene encoding 50S ribosomal protein L24, encoding MAVRIKRGDEVLVIAGKDKGKRGVVRRSIPSENRVVVEGVNIVKKHQRGRPGVQQAGIIEMESPIHVSNVMAVCPHCGAPTRVAIKRDEKGHKTRYCRRCNESIERS
- the rplE gene encoding 50S ribosomal protein L5 — its product is MVPRLKQLYKEQVVPALQREFNYSNPMQVPKIEKVVLNIGLGEATQNPRALDAASADLAAITGQKPVITRARKSIAQFKIRQGNPIGVMVTLRGDRAWEFLDRLINIALPQIRDFRGVSARSFDGRGNYTLGLREQVVFPEIDYDKIDKIRGLEVSIVTTAKTDEEARRLLELLGMPFRRQQAA
- a CDS encoding type Z 30S ribosomal protein S14 — encoded protein: MARKALIVKASRPPKYKTRAYNRCKLCGRPRAYIRKFGMCRICFRELASKGQIPGVIKASW
- the rpsH gene encoding 30S ribosomal protein S8 — encoded protein: MGTTTDPIADMLTRLRNASQARHKVVALPSSKMKEAIARILKEEGYIEDYQVVPGKGNQPEIRITLRYDQDRQPVIRGIKRISKPGLRIYTKRSQIPRPLSGLGTAILSTPKGVMSGRQAYRQGVGGEIICYVW